In Diorhabda carinulata isolate Delta chromosome 6, icDioCari1.1, whole genome shotgun sequence, a single genomic region encodes these proteins:
- the LOC130895273 gene encoding histone-lysine N-methyltransferase SETMAR-like — protein MSEQEVPPSIAQRIVIKFLAAEGVKPAEILRRLTAQFGEKTLSRARVFAWHKQFVEGRERVENESHDRRPRTSITAGNIDSVRQLVEGDRRLTTSDIAIKVGISYGSTYSILSEELGYRKVCARWVPRLLTVDQKLNRFQVCKRLLARFREEGDPFLSHIVTCDETWVHHYTPESKQASMEWRKKGETGPVKAKSRLSAGKVLATVFFDQCGLLHLDFLHERRTINAAYYCKILTEVRLAYRRKRRHLPMRKVILLHDNARPHTEALTVQKLEQLGWETLEHPPYSPDLSPCDFHVFGPLKEALGGQKFHSDNEVEAYVRNWLQTRPDSFYLEGIKKLRIRWEKCVSKSGDYVEK, from the coding sequence ATGTCCGAGCAGGAGGTACCTCCCTCTATTGCGCAACGTattgttataaagtttttagCTGCAGAAGGTGTAAAACCGGCCGAAATCTTGAGAAGATTGACTGCACAGTTCGGGGAAAAGACGCTGTCGCGAGCTAGAGTGTTTGCTTGGCATAAACAGTTCGTGGAGGGCCGTGAACGTGTTGAAAATGAGAGCCATGACCGCAGACCCCGCACCAGCATTACAGCGGGCAACATCGACAGTGTTCGTCAACTTGTTGAAGGTGATAGGCGTCTAACAACTTCGGATATTGCAATTAAGGTTGGAATAAGTTATGGGAGCACTTACTCTATACTCTCAGAGGAGCTAGGGTATCGCAAGGTGTGTGCCAGGTGGGTTCCTCGTCTTCTGACAGTTGACCAGAAACTGAATCGTTTTCAAGTGTGTAAGCGTCTTCTTGCTCGATTTCGGGAAGAAGGAGACCCATTTCTTTCTCACATTGTCACCTGTGATGAAACGTGGGTGCATCACTACACCCCTGAGTCGAAACAAGCGAGTATGGAGTGGAGGAAGAAAGGAGAAACCGGACCAGTGAAAGCCAAGTCACGATTATCGGCTGGCAAGGTTTTGGCTACCGTTTTTTTTGACCAGTGTGGCCTGCTGCACCTTGATTTTTTGCATGAGCGCAGAACAATTAATGCGGCGTACTACTGCAAAATTTTGACTGAGGTCAGACTTGCATATCGCCGCAAAAGACGACACCTTCCAATGAGAAAAGTGATTCTCCTCCATGACAATGCTCGCCCCCATACGGAAGCCCTGACAGTACAAAAATTGGAGCAACTGGGTTGGGAGACACTGGAACACCCTCCATACAGTCCAGACCTGTCTCCCTGCGACTTCCATGTCTTTGGTCCTCTCAAGGAAGCTTTGGGAGGGCAAAAATTCCACAGCGATAATGAGGTTGAAGCATATGTGCGCAATTGGCTACAAACACGACCTGACTCTTTTTACCTggaaggaattaaaaaattacgtaTACGCTGGGAAAAATGTGTTTCTAAATCAGgagattatgtagaaaaataa